A genomic window from Micromonospora violae includes:
- a CDS encoding NBR1-Ig-like domain-containing protein yields the protein MKDQPAATESIPDRQAAQEFATQLRTLRSAAGDPSFRKMAGRSGRISHTTLHEAAAGTRFPSWETVREFVRACEADEVQWRCRWEDAQRAATAHTSVDGDLTPVRTDSPTDSEALLTTTDTETPLTTGDEKPDARTDALPAYRPVVSGIPAPSPGEPDALRPTEFPQTDEEVVGEPRQRLPWLAAVAVIVVVAMVAVLGAIVRNRSSTPSVSPSASAFSDSLIPGDSSKFLRDVTIPDGTEVRVNSQFVKVWALKNDGEVAWHNRFLARINPTADADGCQVPDRVAIGDTPPDEEVMISVSVTAPSRPGTCWVSWKMVDENGQEFFPTRRPVFFMVNVID from the coding sequence ATGAAGGACCAGCCTGCCGCCACCGAGTCAATTCCGGACAGACAAGCCGCCCAGGAGTTCGCCACACAGCTCCGTACATTGCGGAGCGCCGCGGGGGACCCGTCGTTCCGCAAGATGGCTGGGCGGTCTGGCCGGATCTCGCACACCACACTCCACGAGGCCGCCGCCGGGACACGGTTCCCCTCCTGGGAAACGGTCCGGGAGTTCGTCCGAGCCTGTGAGGCGGACGAGGTCCAGTGGCGATGCCGATGGGAGGACGCGCAGCGCGCCGCAACGGCCCACACCAGCGTGGACGGCGACCTGACGCCGGTGCGCACCGACTCCCCGACCGACAGCGAAGCCCTGCTCACCACGACCGACACCGAAACCCCGCTCACCACGGGTGACGAGAAGCCCGACGCCAGGACCGACGCCCTGCCGGCCTACCGGCCCGTCGTGTCCGGCATTCCCGCCCCGTCGCCGGGCGAGCCCGACGCGCTGCGGCCGACCGAGTTTCCGCAGACCGACGAGGAAGTCGTGGGTGAGCCGCGACAGCGGTTGCCGTGGCTCGCCGCCGTCGCGGTGATCGTGGTGGTGGCGATGGTCGCCGTCCTGGGCGCCATCGTCCGCAACCGGTCGTCCACACCGTCCGTGTCGCCGTCCGCGTCGGCGTTCTCGGATTCGCTGATCCCCGGCGACTCGAGCAAATTCCTCCGGGACGTCACCATCCCCGACGGCACCGAGGTGCGGGTCAACTCCCAGTTCGTCAAGGTGTGGGCGCTCAAGAACGACGGGGAGGTCGCCTGGCACAACCGGTTCCTCGCGCGGATCAACCCCACCGCCGACGCCGACGGATGCCAGGTGCCGGATCGGGTGGCGATCGGTGACACACCCCCCGACGAGGAGGTGATGATCAGCGTTTCGGTCACCGCGCCGAGCCGCCCCGGGACGTGCTGGGTCAGTTGGAAGATGGTCGACGAGAACGGGCAGGAGTTCTTTCCCACCCGCCGGCCGGTGTTCTTCATGGTGAACGTCATCGACTGA